One region of Bradyrhizobium betae genomic DNA includes:
- a CDS encoding CCA tRNA nucleotidyltransferase — MSAKPLLADAPWLTAGGTARVLALLNANGEEGRVVGGAVRNALLGLMPGDIDIATTALPDEVVRRAKAAGIKSVPTGIDHGTVTLVIDGQPYEVTTLREDTETFGRKAKVAFGRDWVRDAERRDFTMNGLSVDANGVVYDYVGGIADAEARRVRFIGDPDQRIAEDFLRILRFFRIHAAFGAGAPDRDGYLACIRGRAGLASLSAERVRMEMLKLLLAGGASDAALAMADGGLLQALIGGVAYTGPLATMIAIERELGLPPSPTRRLAAMTVAVTEDARRVALRFRLSNAEAKALDSMGHRWWRFVAKDEANARRLLYRLGAERYHDRVLLGWARVESDVRSSHWRALAELPQRWTAPKFPLKAADFIARGMAEGPALGHVLTLAEDAWLAADFPLEEAALASIADQAAARVSRDQKH, encoded by the coding sequence ATGAGCGCGAAGCCGTTACTCGCCGACGCGCCCTGGCTGACCGCAGGCGGGACCGCGCGCGTGCTCGCGCTGCTCAACGCCAATGGCGAGGAGGGGCGGGTGGTCGGCGGCGCCGTGCGCAACGCGCTGCTCGGCCTGATGCCCGGCGATATCGACATCGCAACGACCGCGTTGCCGGACGAAGTGGTGCGGCGTGCCAAGGCTGCCGGCATCAAGAGCGTGCCGACCGGCATCGACCACGGCACCGTCACGCTGGTCATCGACGGTCAGCCTTACGAAGTCACGACGCTGCGCGAGGACACCGAGACTTTCGGCCGCAAGGCCAAGGTCGCGTTCGGCCGCGACTGGGTGAGGGACGCCGAGCGGCGCGACTTCACCATGAACGGCCTGTCGGTCGATGCGAACGGCGTCGTCTACGACTATGTCGGCGGCATCGCGGATGCCGAGGCGCGCCGCGTGCGGTTCATCGGCGATCCCGACCAGCGCATCGCCGAGGATTTCCTGCGGATCCTGCGCTTCTTTCGCATCCACGCCGCCTTCGGGGCCGGCGCGCCCGATCGTGACGGTTATCTCGCCTGCATCCGCGGACGTGCGGGGCTTGCCAGCCTGTCGGCCGAACGGGTGCGGATGGAGATGCTGAAGCTGCTGCTGGCCGGCGGCGCATCTGACGCGGCGCTGGCCATGGCCGATGGCGGATTGCTGCAGGCGCTGATCGGCGGTGTCGCCTATACCGGGCCGCTCGCGACCATGATCGCGATCGAGCGCGAGCTCGGGCTGCCGCCAAGTCCCACGCGCCGCCTCGCGGCGATGACGGTTGCGGTGACGGAAGACGCCAGGCGCGTCGCGCTGCGCTTCCGGCTCTCCAACGCCGAAGCCAAGGCGCTGGATTCGATGGGGCATCGCTGGTGGCGTTTCGTCGCCAAGGACGAGGCCAACGCGCGGCGGCTGCTCTACCGGCTTGGCGCGGAGCGCTATCACGATCGCGTGTTGCTCGGCTGGGCGCGGGTGGAGAGCGACGTGCGTTCGTCGCACTGGCGCGCGCTTGCCGAGCTGCCGCAGCGCTGGACCGCGCCGAAATTTCCGCTGAAGGCCGCCGACTTCATCGCGCGCGGCATGGCCGAAGGGCCCGCGCTCGGACATGTGTTGACGCTCGCCGAGGACGCTTGGCTTGCGGCGGATTTTCCACTAGAGGAAGCGGCGCTCGCTTCCATCGCAGATCAAGCTGCGGCACGCGTCAGCCGCGACCAGAAACATTGA
- a CDS encoding DUF6111 family protein — protein sequence MIRPVLTEIGIFLVPFAVYALFLAATRSGLFVQSSWPVTVVARLVLVALVLVIAGLIGFAHFSGAAPDSTYIPAHVENGRLVPGVEK from the coding sequence ATGATCCGGCCGGTTCTGACCGAGATCGGAATTTTCCTCGTCCCGTTTGCCGTCTATGCGTTGTTCCTGGCCGCCACCCGATCCGGCCTGTTCGTGCAATCGTCCTGGCCGGTCACGGTCGTCGCGCGCCTTGTCCTGGTCGCGCTCGTGCTGGTCATCGCGGGGCTGATCGGCTTTGCGCATTTCTCCGGCGCCGCGCCAGATTCGACCTACATTCCGGCCCATGTCGAGAATGGCCGGCTGGTGCCGGGCGTGGAGAAATAG
- a CDS encoding CoA pyrophosphatase encodes MNKPISKNEPGHDPGHQPVVLGAADFFARSRAKLGFDVPSGLYDPNIVPASGDPGTDKMLEIIAREQPVRPAAVLIAVVDHPEPTILLTQRAAHLNDHAGQIAFPGGKIDAIDTSPLDAALREAEEEVGLSRDFVEPLGYLDLYGTAFGFRILPTVARVRPGFELTINHSEVDDAFEVPLSFLMNPANHQVHSKEFRGMERSYYAMPFAERYIWGATAGMLRVLYERIYSS; translated from the coding sequence TTGAACAAGCCTATCTCCAAGAACGAGCCTGGTCACGATCCTGGTCACCAGCCCGTCGTGCTTGGCGCTGCGGATTTCTTCGCCCGCTCCAGGGCGAAGCTCGGCTTCGACGTTCCGTCCGGCCTGTACGATCCGAACATCGTTCCGGCCTCGGGCGATCCCGGCACAGACAAGATGCTCGAGATCATCGCGCGCGAGCAGCCGGTGCGACCGGCGGCGGTGCTGATCGCGGTGGTCGATCATCCCGAGCCGACCATCCTGCTGACGCAGCGCGCCGCGCATCTCAACGATCATGCCGGCCAGATCGCCTTTCCCGGCGGCAAGATCGACGCGATCGACACCTCGCCGCTCGATGCGGCGCTGCGCGAGGCCGAGGAGGAGGTCGGGCTGTCCAGAGACTTCGTCGAGCCGCTCGGCTATCTCGATCTCTACGGCACCGCGTTCGGCTTCCGTATCCTGCCGACGGTCGCCAGGGTGCGGCCCGGCTTCGAGCTCACCATCAACCATTCAGAAGTTGATGACGCCTTCGAGGTGCCGCTATCCTTCCTGATGAACCCGGCGAACCATCAGGTGCACAGCAAGGAATTCCGCGGCATGGAGCGCTCCTACTACGCGATGCCGTTCGCGGAACGCTACATCTGGGGTGCGACGGCTGGAATGCTGCGTGTACTCTATGAGCGGATCTATTCATCATGA